In Pseudomonadota bacterium, the sequence TTCTCTGGTTTCAACGTATTTATGATGACAAGGCGGAAAAAACAGTGTTCCGCCATAAACGATATTTTTTAGGGAGAGGGGGTAGCAGAAAAATCTACTCCAGGAAGCTTTCTAACCGTTTCCGTCTTGATGGGTGTTTGAGTTTTCTCAGCGCTTTGGCTTCAATCTGGCGGATTCTCTCCCTGGTGAGACCGAAGACTTCACCTACTTCTTCAAGGGTATAATCGGTCTTCTCACCTATCCCGAGCCTCATCCTGATAACCTTTTCTTCTCTTGGAGTGAGGGTAGAGAGCACCTTGTCTATTTCTTCTTTCAGTGAAATACCCACCAGTTCCATAAAAGGAGAGGGGGATTTAGGGTCTGCAATGAAGTCGCCGAGCTTGGACTCATCGTCGCCAATAGGGGTTTCTATTGAGATAGGTTCATTGGAGACCTTCATAATCTTTCTGACCTTTTCCAGCGGAAGTCCTGCTTTCAACGAAATTTCGTCAAGGTTCGGTTCTCTCCCCAGTTCCTGAAAAAGGGATATAGTCACTTTGGTAATTTTGTTCATTGTTTCAAGCACGTGAACCGGGACCCTGATCGTCCGTGCGTAGTCAGCTATTGCCCTTGTTATGGCCTGCCGTATCCACCAGGTCGAATACGTGGAGAACTTGTAGCCTTTTTGATAATCATATTTCTCTGCAGCCTTCATGAGGCCCATGTTGCCTTCCTGGATAAGGTCAAGGAATGAAAGCCCTCTGTTAAGATATTTCTTTGCTATATTAATAACAAGCCTCAGATTTGCCTGAATGAGCCTGTTTTTGACTACTTTCAGTCCATTCTCAATTTCGCTAAGCTCCATCAATCTCTGCCTGACAATCCTTGCCTCGCTCTCGTCCATGAACTTCGTCTGTCGTGCGATCTTCCGGACTATCTCCTCGAGAATTTTCTTGTTGAGCTTGAGATTAAGCAGTGCCTCTTCGATTTTATTTTCAATCGTATTCAGCTTTTTTTCAAGCTGCCCGTTGTTTCGTTCATCCGCTGCTGCCAGTTTGCTTTTTATTCCCCCTTTTTTCTCGTAAAGACTCTTTATAGTGTTGATGAAGGATAAGGTTTTCTTTTTGTATTTCTCCTCATCTTTTTTTGTATAGTTCATTTCATCAATATTCTTAATCACATCCACTATATTAATGGTTTCTTTCTTTAATTGTATGCCTATCTCCAGAAGTTCATGGACTGCCTGAGACAGGTCAAACAGAAGGTTCCTCATTTCCCTTTCACCTTCTTCTATTCTTTTGGCTATGAGGTATTCTTCATCCGATGTGAGGAGCGATACACGGCCAATATCCTTTAAATAGGCCCAGATGATGTTATCTGTTCTCTCTGAAGGAAATCTTTCGGCTTCTCCCCAATCCTGGCTTTCCTCTTCGGTTGCCTCGGTCTTCTCTTTTATTGTTTCTACTATGTCAATATTTGATTCTGAAAGAAAGTCGAATATATCCTCAATATCTTCAGGAGAAAAAATGTTATGAGGGAGAAAATCGTTGATCTCGTCGGGCGTGAGATAGCCCTTTTCCATACCCATATCTATCAGGTGCTTGATTTCAGTGAAATTCTTTATAGTCATCATTAAACCCCAAATGAAAAGAATGCCCTTTTACGGTAAAAAGGGCATTCATGTTTTATGTGGCTAATTTGTTAATGCATATTATATAACACCTTTATAACACCTAATTTGCCATTCGTCAAGGTGGTAGCACCAAAATTTCACATTCACGGTCCAGATCCTGGTACGCCTCGTTAAAAGAAGATTTTTCATTAAATAGTTGCTATTCTTTACAATAAAGGATGTAACTACTAAGGTAGGAAGGCATAAAGAAAGTGAATAGTGAATAGTCGTTAGTGAACAGTGAACAGTGAATAGTGAATAGTGAATAGTAAAACAGGAAGATAAAAATGGAAGATAAGATAAAGAATTTCGAGAATTTGAAGATATGGCAAAAGAGTCCTGTCCCCGAACGGGGGAATGACAATGAGCTTAATAAAATGTCTTTAACTATTCACTAACGACTATTCACTAAACAAGGAGGATAAGCAATGACTGAGCAGGAAAAGGATGCAAGCCCGGAGTTTATGTACCTGCCTCTGGAGAGCATTATCGTGGAAGAACAGATTCGCTCAGGGATCGATACGGAGAGTGAGTCCTTTAAGGCCCTTATGGAGTCCATTAAAGACCGGGGTGTCTTAGAGCCTATTCTTGTAACACCGAAAGACGGCAAATACCTGCTCCTCTGCGGAGAACGCCGTTATCTTGCTGCCCTGAAGCTTGGGCTCCCATACCTCCCGGTGCGTATCCTTGATACGATCACACAGAAGGATGAGATTCTGGCTTACCAGTTGACGGAAAACTTACAACGGGAAGACCTGAATCCCATGGATCAGGCGAAAGGGATATTGGCATATATTCAGGCGAAACACCCAGATAAAAACTATGATGTTGACGGGGCAATGAATGAGCTGATGAAGGTCATTCGTGAACCAGAATACGCTTCCCAGGAATTCATAGCAACAGTTGCTATGACTCTCGAAATCTCCGGAAAGTCAATAAA encodes:
- a CDS encoding sigma-70 family RNA polymerase sigma factor, whose translation is MMTIKNFTEIKHLIDMGMEKGYLTPDEINDFLPHNIFSPEDIEDIFDFLSESNIDIVETIKEKTEATEEESQDWGEAERFPSERTDNIIWAYLKDIGRVSLLTSDEEYLIAKRIEEGEREMRNLLFDLSQAVHELLEIGIQLKKETINIVDVIKNIDEMNYTKKDEEKYKKKTLSFINTIKSLYEKKGGIKSKLAAADERNNGQLEKKLNTIENKIEEALLNLKLNKKILEEIVRKIARQTKFMDESEARIVRQRLMELSEIENGLKVVKNRLIQANLRLVINIAKKYLNRGLSFLDLIQEGNMGLMKAAEKYDYQKGYKFSTYSTWWIRQAITRAIADYARTIRVPVHVLETMNKITKVTISLFQELGREPNLDEISLKAGLPLEKVRKIMKVSNEPISIETPIGDDESKLGDFIADPKSPSPFMELVGISLKEEIDKVLSTLTPREEKVIRMRLGIGEKTDYTLEEVGEVFGLTRERIRQIEAKALRKLKHPSRRKRLESFLE
- a CDS encoding ParB/RepB/Spo0J family partition protein; translated protein: MTEQEKDASPEFMYLPLESIIVEEQIRSGIDTESESFKALMESIKDRGVLEPILVTPKDGKYLLLCGERRYLAALKLGLPYLPVRILDTITQKDEILAYQLTENLQREDLNPMDQAKGILAYIQAKHPDKNYDVDGAMNELMKVIREPEYASQEFIATVAMTLEISGKSI